The genomic interval TCGGTCCGGGCCGCGGGTCGGGCGCGGGATCGCTGCTCGCCTATTCGCTGGCGATTACGACGATTGAGCCGCTGAAGTATAACCTGATTTTCGAACGGTTCCTGAATCCGGACCGTGTGTCACCGCCGGACTTCGATATCGATTTCTGTCCGACAAGACGTCAGGACGTCATTCAGTATGTGCGGGAGAAATACGGGGAGGAATGCTGCGCCCAGATCATCACCTTCGGAACGCTGGGTGCCAAAACCCTGATGCGCGACCTCGGCCGCGTACTGGAAATTCCCCTGCCCTACTGCGACCGACTGGCCAAAATGATTCCGGATACGCCGGGGACCACCATGGAAAAGGCCCTGGCGGAAAGTCCGGAATTCAAACAGGCCACCAGTACGGAACCCGACGCCCTGCGTATTATGAAATATGCCCGACTGCTGGAGGGACTGCCCCGGCATACGGGAATGCACGCCGCCGGCGTGGTGATCGGCGAAAAGCCGCTGATCGAAATTATTCCGCTGACCAAAGAGGCCAAAGAGGGGCTGACCGTCGTTCAGTTTGAAAAAGGTCCCACCGAGGAGATCGGCCTGTTGAAGATGGACTTCCTCGGGCTGAAAAACCTGACCATCATTTATGAAGCGTGCGATTTGATCAAACGCAACCACGGCGTTGAGATCGACCCGGAAAAACTGGATATCAAGGACGAAAAAACGTTCGAGCTTCTGGCCCGCGGCGACACGGTGGGCGTATTCCAGCTGGAATCGGGCGGCATGCGCGACACCCTCCGGCAGGTCGCACCGGACTGCATTGAAGACATCATCGCCATTCTGGCCCTTTACCGTCCGGGGCCGATGCAGTTTATCCCAACCTATATCAAACGGAAACACGGACAGGAAAAAGTCGAATACGACCACCCGATTCTTGAACCGATTCTCAAAGAAACCAACGGCATTATCGTTTATCAGGAACAGATTCAGCAGGCCGCCCAGAAACTCGCCGGTTTCTCGCTCGGCCAGGGGGATATTCTGCGCCGCGCCATGGGTAAAAAGAAGCCGGAGGTGATGGCCGAGCAGCGCGGAAAATTCGTTGAAGGGTGCAAAACAACCAACAATATCGACGAAAAACTCGCGAATAAGATTTTCGACAATATCACGGAATTCGCGAAATACGGTTTTAATAAATCCCACTCCACTGCGTACGGATTTGTGACCTATCAGACCGCCTGGCTGAAGGCCCACTATCCCGCCGAATTTATGGCGGCCCTGCTCTCCGGTGAAATGGGCAACTCTGATAAACTGACCCAGTTTATAGGTGAAGCCAAGGAGATGGGCATCGATGTTCTGCCGCCGAGCGTCAACGAATCCATCGGGCATTTTAATGCCGTGCAGGACGGCAGCGGCATCCGGTTCGGACTCGCCGCCATCAAAGGCGTCGGCGAAGGCGTGGTGGAGGAAATCGTGAAAGAACGCGATGAAAACGGGCCGTATCTCGGATTGATGGATTTCTGCGCCCGCGTCACCAGCGCCAATAAAAAGGTGCTGGAAAGTCTGATCCGCTCCGGCGCATTCGATTTCAGCAGCGCGCACCGGGCCCAGCTTTTCAACGGTATTGATATTGCCATCGGCCGCGCCGCCGAAGCCCTGAAGGATAAGGCGTCCGGTCAGGTGTCGATGTTCGATATGATGGCCGACAGCGAAGCCGAAGCCAGCTCGGCGGGTTCCGACGACGAGCTGCCGGATGTAAAACCCTGGAGCGAATCCGATATGCTGGCCGCCGAAAAAGAGCTGATTGGCTTCTTTATTTCCGGTCACCCGCTGGCCCGCTATGAATGGGTGCTCGATAAATTTGCTCTGAAAAAGGTGGCTGAAGTCGGCAAACTGCTGCCGGGAACTCGGACGCGCTGTGGTGGGATGGTTACGGAAATGCGCAAGCTTTTCACGAAGAAGGACCAGAAACCGATGGCCGTTTTTAAAATCGAAGGGCTCGAAGGCTCCATTAATGCCATCATTTTCCCGGGACCGTTTGAGCAGTACGGCCACCTGATTACCGAAGACGCCACACTGATGTTCGGCGGAACCATGATGGACGAGGAAGGCGGCGACCCGAAACTCCAGGTTATGGAAATCTTTCCGCTCGATGCCGCCGCATCAACCTTCTGCGACCGGATAAGCATCCATCTTCCGGAAATCGGGGTGAATGAACAGGTGATTGCCGACCTGAAAAGCACCGTTCAGAAATTCCGCGGCAATATTCCCCTGCACATCTGTATTGAATTTGCCGAAGGACAGAAGATTTTTCTGAATACCGATCACGATTACAAAGTTCGCCCCTGCGCCGAACTGGTGCGTGAAATCGAACAGATTATCGGTGAAGGAACCGTGTTTGTTGCGGCCAAATCCGATGCCCTCAAAAACCCGCCGAAACCGCGGAAATGGGAGCGGAAAAAAGGATAACGCGGAAACAAACCCTGGAATTCCATAAACCTTTCTCTGGCTTTCCGGAAAAATTGGTATTCATATTGCTTGTTAAGTTTGCAATGAAAACTAAAAAATATAATATACTGCAAATGCCGATTATGGCGTTTTTTTCACCTCGTCTCTACCGGGACGTTGGCCTGAACTGGAAGGGGGCCAACCTGATTTATCTCTTTCTGCTGACGGTCGTTTGCTCCATTCTACCGGCCCTCCAGTACCGCGATCAGATTCTGCACATACTGGAAACCGACGCAGATGCTATCCTTAAACAGCTTCCCGAAATCCGGATTCAAAACGGTATTGCAAATGTGTCAACGGAAATGCCCTGCTATATAAACAATGAGGCAGGCAATCCGGTGGCTATCATCGACACCACCAGAAACGTAAACTTTATTGACCCTCCTCCTTCCGTTCAGGTCATGCTTACCGAAACCAAACTGATTGTCCGTAACGGCCCGCCAAGGTTCAACAAGCTCGATCTCAGCACCGTAAACGGATGGATTATTAATCAGGAACAGATCAAAAAATGGCTGGAAATCTTCTATGAAATAGCGACCCCGCTCATCTGCAGCATCTGTTGCATACTTGCCTACCTGGTCGCCGTCATGCTCATGATCTTCGTAGCAACGGCCGGACGGATAATCGCCGGCATCGCACGCCGCCCGTTACGTTTCAAAGACACCATGCGCCTTGCCGTTACAGCATCAACTCCGGCCGTTACCGGATTCACCACCTGTTTCGCCTACGATATTTCTATTCCCGGCTATATCTATCCTGCCGTCATTTTCGGCTATCTGCTGCTCGCTATTGCCGCCTGCTCCAACCGGGAAAAGGAAACCCCTAAAAACCGCACCAATCTTAAAGCGGCACTTGACCCGAAGCAGATAGCGACACTCGACGAAGCCGCATAAAAAAATCCAGGTGCTGGAAATATTCCAACCCCTGGATTTTCATCCTTTTCGAAACCGCTATTTTTCCAGTTTTTTCAGCCCGCCCATATACGGCTGAATCGCCTCCGGCAGATCAATCGATCCGTCTTCGTTCTGATAGTTTTCCATAATAGCGATCACCAGTCGCGGCAGGGCAACGCCGGAGCCGTTGAGCGTATGCACAAACTGCGGCTTCCCGTTTTCATCGCGGTAGCGGATATTGGCGCGGCGGGCCTGATAATCCTTAAAGTTGGAGCAGGAGGAAACTTCCAGCCATTTATTCTGCGCAGGCGCCCAAAGTTCGAGATCATAACATTTGGCCGCGCTGAACCCGATATCAGCCGTGCAGAGTTCAATGACCCGGTAGTGCAGGCCGAGTTTCTGCAGCACATGTTCGGCATCCGCCGTCAGCTTTTCATGTTCTTCTTCGGAGGTTTCGGGCGTGGTAAATTTCACCATTTCCACCTTATCAAACTGATGCACCCGCAGCAGCCCCCGGGTATCCTTACCGGCAGAACCGGCCTCGCGGCGGAAGCACGGGGTATAAGCCGTATGCAGAATCGGCAGTTCCCGATCCAGAATTTCCTGGGCATACATGTTGGTTACCGGTACTTCGGCGGTCGGAATCGGATAGAGCCCGTCGAGCGGCACCGAATACATATCTTCCGCAAACTTCGGCAGCTGGCCGGTACCGGTCATGGTTTCGGCATTACACATAAACGGCGGAGCCACTTCCGTGTACCCGTGTTCTTCGGTATGCAGATCGAGCATAAACTGAATCAGCGCCCGCTCCAGCTTCGCCCCTTTTCCGGTAAACAGCGGGAAACCGGAACCGGAAAGTTTCGCCCCGCGCTCCAGATCGAAAAGCCCGAGTTCCGCCCCGAGATCCCAGTGCGGCTTCGGCTCAAATCCCAGTTCCTTTTTTTCGCCCCAGGTGCGAATCACCGGATTATCCTCTTCGGATTCGCCAATCGGCGTGGTGTCGGACGGCATATTGGGAATATAGAGCAGGCCCTCTCTGAGCTTCGCTTCAACATCCCGCAGTTCTTCGTCGAACGCGGAAATTTTATCCCCCATTTCCCGGACCTGTGTTTTGACCGCTTCGGGATCTTTGCCCTCTTTGATCATCAGCCCGATGCTTTTGGAAATTTTGTTGCGTTCCGCTTTCAGCGCTTCAACCTCGCCCACAATCTCGCGCCGGCGGGCATCCAGCGCCAGCACCGCATCAATATCCACATCGGCTTTACGGTTTTTCATGGCCGTTTTCACAGCATCGGCATTTTCACGAATAAATCGAATATCCAGCATTTTACATCCCCGGTTCGGTTGAAAAAAGAGCCCGTATTATTCGCCTAATCCTTCAGCGTTTGGAATGAAAAAGGCGGGGAAATTTCCCCGCCTCATACACAGCCTTTTTGTTTCGGAAACTAAAACCAGCCTTTTTTGCCGCTCACATAGGTGCTGACAAATTCCTCATCACTTTTGGTCAGATACAGAATACCTTCAATCAGACCGATAATCCCCATCACCCAGGCACCGAAACCGAGGGTCAGGAGGCTGACCAACAGCATAATGACGCCCTCTTTCGTGTAACCCAGAATGAATTTATGAATACCGAGACTTCCCAGAAGAATACCCAGAATTCCGGCCGGTATTTTTTTACTCGCATCTGCACTCATTTGAATTCCTTTATTTTGCGCCGGGAACACCCCCGACTGACTGAGGGAATGAAATGATTTTATTTTAAAGATTGTCAAGAATCGATTCCCCGGCCGCTTTAGCGGGATTTAGGAATTCATGTTTCCATACGGCCGTGCTAGCTTCTGAAGCATTTGAAAAGACAGGAAATCGAGCATGAATATTGATCAGGTTTACAGGCAGGTGGTGGAAAAAGTCCTGCGTGAGGGCAAACGGAAAACCAACCGCACAGGAACGGATACGATTTCCGTCAGCGGCTGTATGATTGATTATGACATGGCCAATGGATTTCCACTGCTCACCACCAAAAAAATGGCTTGGAAAACCCTGCGGGTCGAATTGGAGGGCTTTATCAAAGGCGTCACCGACAAAGC from Verrucomicrobia bacterium S94 carries:
- a CDS encoding DNA polymerase III subunit alpha; the protein is MNSVPFAHLHFHTCYSLLDSTAKVKDSVAAATDMGMQYLAMTDHAVLYGAVEFYKACYAAGIKPIIGCDMYVARHGIAHRESMRDNMSLVLLAETQEGYENLVRLVSIAHLEGMYYKPRIDKELLKKYSKGLIALSGDMRGEVAEACRNDDLKAAIDLALEYSGIMGKDNFFIELFDHGLEEEKGLKEKLLQVAEATGLPIVATNDVHYIRQEHADAHDVLTCLQRGYLVADPNRYRYHGDQYYMKSGEEMAELFKDHPEAISNTIEIAQRCNVEFFFPEKAEDLHFPKFPLPEGFSRDLDYLIYLGKEGLRKLYGIEDLDNPKNDYEKEINERFYYEVGVIEKTNYINYFLVVADFIQWARGQGIPVGPGRGSGAGSLLAYSLAITTIEPLKYNLIFERFLNPDRVSPPDFDIDFCPTRRQDVIQYVREKYGEECCAQIITFGTLGAKTLMRDLGRVLEIPLPYCDRLAKMIPDTPGTTMEKALAESPEFKQATSTEPDALRIMKYARLLEGLPRHTGMHAAGVVIGEKPLIEIIPLTKEAKEGLTVVQFEKGPTEEIGLLKMDFLGLKNLTIIYEACDLIKRNHGVEIDPEKLDIKDEKTFELLARGDTVGVFQLESGGMRDTLRQVAPDCIEDIIAILALYRPGPMQFIPTYIKRKHGQEKVEYDHPILEPILKETNGIIVYQEQIQQAAQKLAGFSLGQGDILRRAMGKKKPEVMAEQRGKFVEGCKTTNNIDEKLANKIFDNITEFAKYGFNKSHSTAYGFVTYQTAWLKAHYPAEFMAALLSGEMGNSDKLTQFIGEAKEMGIDVLPPSVNESIGHFNAVQDGSGIRFGLAAIKGVGEGVVEEIVKERDENGPYLGLMDFCARVTSANKKVLESLIRSGAFDFSSAHRAQLFNGIDIAIGRAAEALKDKASGQVSMFDMMADSEAEASSAGSDDELPDVKPWSESDMLAAEKELIGFFISGHPLARYEWVLDKFALKKVAEVGKLLPGTRTRCGGMVTEMRKLFTKKDQKPMAVFKIEGLEGSINAIIFPGPFEQYGHLITEDATLMFGGTMMDEEGGDPKLQVMEIFPLDAAASTFCDRISIHLPEIGVNEQVIADLKSTVQKFRGNIPLHICIEFAEGQKIFLNTDHDYKVRPCAELVREIEQIIGEGTVFVAAKSDALKNPPKPRKWERKKG
- a CDS encoding DUF1189 domain-containing protein, with product MGAEKRITRKQTLEFHKPFSGFPEKLVFILLVKFAMKTKKYNILQMPIMAFFSPRLYRDVGLNWKGANLIYLFLLTVVCSILPALQYRDQILHILETDADAILKQLPEIRIQNGIANVSTEMPCYINNEAGNPVAIIDTTRNVNFIDPPPSVQVMLTETKLIVRNGPPRFNKLDLSTVNGWIINQEQIKKWLEIFYEIATPLICSICCILAYLVAVMLMIFVATAGRIIAGIARRPLRFKDTMRLAVTASTPAVTGFTTCFAYDISIPGYIYPAVIFGYLLLAIAACSNREKETPKNRTNLKAALDPKQIATLDEAA
- a CDS encoding serine--tRNA ligase, giving the protein MLDIRFIRENADAVKTAMKNRKADVDIDAVLALDARRREIVGEVEALKAERNKISKSIGLMIKEGKDPEAVKTQVREMGDKISAFDEELRDVEAKLREGLLYIPNMPSDTTPIGESEEDNPVIRTWGEKKELGFEPKPHWDLGAELGLFDLERGAKLSGSGFPLFTGKGAKLERALIQFMLDLHTEEHGYTEVAPPFMCNAETMTGTGQLPKFAEDMYSVPLDGLYPIPTAEVPVTNMYAQEILDRELPILHTAYTPCFRREAGSAGKDTRGLLRVHQFDKVEMVKFTTPETSEEEHEKLTADAEHVLQKLGLHYRVIELCTADIGFSAAKCYDLELWAPAQNKWLEVSSCSNFKDYQARRANIRYRDENGKPQFVHTLNGSGVALPRLVIAIMENYQNEDGSIDLPEAIQPYMGGLKKLEK
- a CDS encoding TM2 domain-containing protein produces the protein MSADASKKIPAGILGILLGSLGIHKFILGYTKEGVIMLLVSLLTLGFGAWVMGIIGLIEGILYLTKSDEEFVSTYVSGKKGWF